One segment of Manduca sexta isolate Smith_Timp_Sample1 chromosome 27, JHU_Msex_v1.0, whole genome shotgun sequence DNA contains the following:
- the LOC115445610 gene encoding peptidyl-prolyl cis-trans isomerase-like 1, with protein sequence MLGYSSAGIPDKSWQPSVAVLETTMGSMVVEMYWKHSPLTCRNFMELVRRGYYNNTRFHKVIRDFMIQGGDPTGTGKGGQSIYGPHFDDEITSELKHSGAGILSMANAGPNTNGSQFFITLAPTQWLDGKHTIFGRVQHGMSVVKRIGLVECDKDDCPVDDIRIDRAYIPK encoded by the exons atgctTGGCTATTCCAGCGCTGGGATCCCGGATAAGTCATGGCAACCTTCAGTGGCAGTACTCGAAACAAC AATGGGCAGCATGGTAGTAGAAATGTATTGGAAGCACTCTCCGCTCACATGCAGAAACTTTATGGAACTAGTTCGCAGGGGCTATTACAACAATACAAGATTTCACAAAGTTATACGAGATTTTATGATACAGGGTGGTGACCCAACCGGAACGGGGAAAGGAGGGCAATCTATCTATGGTCCACACTTTGATGATGAAATTACATCAGAATTGAAGCACAGTGGAGCAGGAATCTTGTCCATGGCGAATGCCGGCCCTAATACAAATGGCTCTCAATTTTTCATCACTTTGGCACCGACACAGTGGTTGGATGGCAAGCACACTATTTTTGGTCGTGTACAACATGGCATGTCTGTTGTAAAGAGAATAGGTTTAGTGGAATGTGACAAGGATGATTGTCCTGTAGACGATATACGAATTGATAGGGCTTACATCCCAaagtga